The DNA region CGGacttgtttttataaaacaaaactaatcactTCATTTCAATTAATGAacacatttttaatatacaataaATTAGATTAGCGATTTAGCGACATATATTAATATGTATAATTCAAATCAATGCACATGTACGTCGATGCCGACTTAAGTTTCCAGAATTATTATTTCACGCActattattgttgattacataAAACCGGAGGAAAGGAAACCATTAAAAAACAAGTATGAAAACAATCTGATATAAATAGAAATATTCTTAATATAGAAAGAATATTAATTTATATCACAAATAGGAATATGTTTCCTCTACTCACGCATACAATGTAAATTGTTGTTATATTCACTATGTTGAAAATTACAACCAAAGAGATAAAATAAACTGTTCATAAACAAACGTAACTATTCTCTAATattcttacatttttttaacattaattttgattAGATTGCAAATTGCTCGGCTTCATCCGTTGatgtgtttacatgtataattagcAGAATCTGACACCGGTCCAGGATGGGTTTCTTCAGCGGCGTAGGCAGAATCATCATTGTACTGCTGAATATCGTTTTTGTGGTGAGTATGCATTAGTTGAAGAGATTTATTACAGGGGTCATGGGAAGGGTCGCGAGAGACCTGTCCTTCTTTCTACCCTGAAGCCAGGGTCAGACATCAAATTTAACACCTTGTAATGGTGACATAGGTTTTTTGCATATATACATTAATTCTCAGCTATTAAAAATAACATGACTGTAGATTTTTAATGAAGGGTAGAggattcaccaaaattatatCCGCCAAAATTAATGGTATACCTTGTAGGCCCAAATCCGTCAATTTTTTGTCCCGCCGATAAAACCGGCTATACGGTAACTCACACGGTAACCTCTCCAGGGTTTATGGGGAAAGATATACTTAAGTGATAAAGTTTGGTATCCACCtttaaaaggggcatggtcgcgattttgatcagaaattgttttttccgattttaatatttacaatgcttaagtaaggcattttaaatatgcaaccaaaatttgagtgtcatttgttgagttataagcgagttagagagcttacaattttttactatgtaaacaagcttttgttttcattttgaatgttgaagtgaaaaaaacaattttagaccTTAAATGAATGGGTTAAACGAAAGGAACTGTTTacttatgcttaaaatgaatagaaaGATAGACAAAatagctttaattttttttactggtatctTGAAACTATGTACAAAAAACAGGGCACTTGCGTTggttacataacaaagaattgtgagctctgtatcttgcttataactctatgactgacactcaaatttcatttgatcatcaGAAATGCgcatgcatttctaaagcattggaaataattaaaacagaaaaatagaatttgaccaaaaccgTGACCATGCCTCTAAAAATATAAAGTGATCAAGAACAACAACTGTTTCTACGTGCTGTTTGTCAATTCAATCTCGATAGTACTTCACTGAATCTCTGATGAGCAGCACTTTTGTAGGAAATGATACTCGCGTAAATATTGTATACCCGTAGCTCGATTAaacttaaattaattttaataaattgattaatggTATCAGCAAAAATTATATGTGGACGACCGTGAACAATTTCATCAATGTTCTTGATTCATTTACAGATTGTTTCTTTCGTGCTGTTGGCGTCTGGTCTTGTACTGAAATTCTTACCACACAATGATTATATCAAAAGCACAGAAGATCAGCTGAAAGACGCTCTAAAAACCCTGCTCGAAAATACAGGTTCATATAAAAGAATACACATATCTTTGTTAATTAGTCCGTTACTgtaataaacatttgaaaatgtaaactaGAGAAAAATTATCCAACACTCATATTCTTCTGTAGGACATGATAATGCCGACTTGAGCAATTTCAGTTTGGCGGGAATGTTTGAAACGGTCGCCATTTGCCTCATTGTGATTGGCGCCTTTCTTTTATTCGTGGCGTTTTGTGGATGTTGTGGAGCCTGCTGCAAAATCCAGACACTTTTGATCGTCGTAAGTGTTACCACACCTGGTGTCTTGATTTAAATCTTCGTCTGCGACATTGTATGGTCAACACAATATTGACaaactaatatatatatatatatatatatatatatatatatatatatatatatatatatatatatatatatatatatatatatatatatatatatatatgtgtttgtttgtttgtttgttttacacATGTACAATGATAAAACAACTGTTTAGTATCACCCTCCAAGTACCTTACAAGGTTTTCAAaagcaaaatttattttgacattgatcttaattatttttgtaaaaacgtATATTTGTTCAATCGCTAAACTATTAAACGTTTATAATGCAGTACGCAGGTATCCTTATTTTCCTGCTGGTGGGAGAGCTGGTAGTGATTATCGTCCTGTATGCGTCCCCAGCGGTGAGTTGTCTTATAAATGTCATGTCTTCATAAATAGTCATGCATGATCCCCTACCTTTGAGTTGTATGAAAATTGGTATGTTTACCGCCTTTTCTAGCGGTAAGTTGTATGCGTGCATTTTAAGTAAATGGTACGATAATGTCATGTGTGATGTCGTGAAAAAAACATGCTGTACAAAATCTTGAAGAAATGATGTAATGCTATATTCGTACAGTTTCTAATGCGAgatggaaagaaaaatataatatctaTCATGCCTCATTCACATCTCAACATTTAATAAACATAATAGACATTTATGCAAACAtacttttaatatatttcaatacgTCAGAAACCAGACGAGACtctttatttaaacattatttgatatttactgTTTCAGAACAATGATAtctcaaatttttatcattattttattcaataatctAGGTGAAAGACATGGTTAAAACTGAACTGACTTCTTCCTTACAAAACTACAAAGGACTGACCGCGACAAATGTGGAGTCGTTGTTATGGAACGCGGCAATGATAGAGGTATTTGTATGAGTACGAACACTTTTAATCTAAAAGCAGGATTTTCCTTTGAAAAAAGCGCGACTCATCTGACACTTACAACCGAGACAAAAACTGA from Crassostrea angulata isolate pt1a10 chromosome 7, ASM2561291v2, whole genome shotgun sequence includes:
- the LOC128157198 gene encoding CD63 antigen-like; this encodes MGFFSGVGRIIIVLLNIVFVIVSFVLLASGLVLKFLPHNDYIKSTEDQLKDALKTLLENTGHDNADLSNFSLAGMFETVAICLIVIGAFLLFVAFCGCCGACCKIQTLLIVYAGILIFLLVGELVVIIVLYASPAVKDMVKTELTSSLQNYKGLTATNVESLLWNAAMIEFKCCGVNNYGDFAKYAPNWDNTPDIAGTDASALITPVACCVTIPATAAEALTCAAGTLDSTKNNYNKGCFDSIWDKMFDNPIMLGIVLAVAFAIQILLIIFTILMYKENKDNKVNSVF